One Maribacter cobaltidurans genomic window carries:
- a CDS encoding DUF2254 domain-containing protein, translating into MNRIKNIFHRVRSKIAFYPSLISIIGVLFAFLLIYMEQRHISKYLMDIAPGLVIDNTETARTLLSTLIGGLISLMVFSFSMVMILLNQASSNFSPRVLPGIISNEKHQIVLGLYLAVILYNIFILVSIEPTKSNYQTPGFSVLIAIILTILCLAAFIYFIHNISQSIKVGTILNSIHLNTKNKLQNIIDNQEFKAFPSQENWSLNTIDTTGYFQGILSGDLLETCKNNDLKIVLKFRKGQFVLKGFKGLMTNKPISEEVKGKILKSLIFSSEELTGENYIYGFRQISEIGIKAMSPGINDPGTALNSIDYLTELFSLLMQINELEYWTDDKKALRVYAERNTFSEVLFNVLATYRPYCLGDIIVSQKLLYMLNILGEHVINSNQSEAIQEEIINIKKDLELQIKNSRDLTKIKEGFNSWS; encoded by the coding sequence ATGAACCGTATAAAAAACATCTTTCATAGAGTCAGAAGCAAGATTGCTTTCTATCCCTCCCTCATTTCCATTATAGGGGTACTGTTTGCTTTTCTTCTCATTTATATGGAACAACGTCATATATCCAAATACTTGATGGATATAGCGCCAGGACTGGTGATAGACAATACAGAAACCGCAAGAACACTACTTAGCACCCTAATTGGGGGGCTTATATCATTGATGGTATTTAGTTTTTCTATGGTAATGATTCTACTAAACCAAGCCTCTAGTAATTTTTCTCCAAGGGTACTGCCAGGTATTATTTCAAATGAAAAACATCAAATCGTATTAGGGCTATACCTTGCGGTAATCCTTTATAATATTTTTATCCTTGTTTCCATAGAACCCACAAAGTCTAATTATCAAACCCCTGGATTTTCTGTATTGATTGCCATTATCCTTACCATTCTATGCCTTGCCGCTTTTATTTATTTTATTCACAACATATCCCAATCCATTAAAGTGGGTACAATATTGAACTCCATACATTTAAACACCAAGAATAAACTTCAAAATATTATTGATAACCAGGAATTTAAGGCGTTTCCAAGTCAAGAGAATTGGTCCCTAAACACTATAGATACTACAGGTTATTTTCAAGGTATTTTATCAGGTGACCTTCTGGAAACCTGTAAGAACAATGACTTAAAAATAGTTCTCAAATTTAGAAAAGGACAATTCGTATTAAAAGGATTTAAGGGTTTAATGACCAACAAACCTATTTCAGAAGAGGTAAAGGGCAAAATTCTTAAATCCCTAATTTTTTCGAGTGAAGAGCTTACCGGGGAGAATTATATTTATGGTTTTAGGCAAATTTCCGAGATTGGAATTAAGGCAATGTCCCCGGGTATAAATGATCCAGGCACCGCCTTAAACAGTATAGATTACCTGACGGAATTATTTTCTTTATTGATGCAAATCAATGAATTGGAGTATTGGACGGATGATAAGAAGGCGTTGAGAGTTTATGCTGAACGAAATACTTTTTCCGAAGTTCTCTTTAATGTATTGGCTACTTATAGACCTTATTGCCTAGGGGATATTATAGTATCCCAAAAATTATTGTACATGTTAAATATACTAGGTGAGCATGTGATTAATTCCAATCAAAGTGAGGCTATACAGGAGGAAATCATTAACATAAAAAAGGACTTGGAGCTTCAAATTAAAAACTCAAGGGACCTTACCAAAATTAAGGAAGGCTTTAATTCCTGGTCCTAA
- a CDS encoding DUF1456 family protein: MTNNDIFKKLRVALRLRDDEIVAILELVDFKISKSELGAFFRKENHPNYVECGDQILRNFLNGLVIYLRGTKEDPKIPGEVLLGAESIHKKPNPKSFKSKQLKNVDRNLSNVKYKNKKKS; encoded by the coding sequence ATGACCAACAACGACATATTTAAGAAATTAAGGGTCGCCTTAAGGTTAAGGGATGATGAAATTGTTGCCATATTGGAATTGGTAGACTTTAAGATATCAAAAAGTGAATTAGGAGCCTTTTTTAGAAAGGAGAATCACCCCAATTATGTGGAATGCGGAGACCAAATATTGCGTAATTTCTTGAATGGCCTGGTTATCTATTTAAGAGGCACCAAGGAAGATCCAAAAATACCGGGAGAAGTTCTTCTTGGTGCGGAATCGATTCACAAAAAACCAAATCCAAAAAGTTTTAAAAGCAAACAACTGAAAAACGTGGATAGAAATTTGAGCAACGTAAAGTATAAAAACAAAAAAAAGTCCTGA
- the sucC gene encoding ADP-forming succinate--CoA ligase subunit beta, with protein MNLHEYQGKEILESFGVRIQRGIVAHNAKEAVDAAKQLTAETGTGWHVIKAQVHAGGRGKGGGVKLAKNLKEVEELAGQIIGMNLVTPQTSAEGKKVHQVLVAEDVYYPGDSETSEFYMSVLLNRGTGRNMIMYSTEGGMDIEEVAEKTPHLIFTEEIDPATGLLGFQARKIAFNLGLSGTAFKEMTKFVTALYKAYVQSDSSMFEINPVLKTSDDKIMAVDAKVSIDDNALYRRKQYAEMRDLREENPIEVEARAVGLNYVDLDGNVGCMVNGAGLAMATMDLIKMAGGEPANFLDVGGTADAKRVEEAFRIILKDPAVKAILINIFGGIVRCDRVAQGVVDAYKNMGDSIKVPIIVRLQGTNAEMAKEIIDNSGLAVHSAVQFKEAADKVEEVLK; from the coding sequence ATGAACCTTCACGAGTATCAAGGAAAAGAGATATTAGAAAGCTTTGGCGTTCGCATCCAAAGAGGAATAGTGGCCCACAATGCAAAGGAAGCGGTTGATGCAGCCAAACAATTGACGGCGGAGACTGGAACAGGTTGGCATGTAATCAAGGCCCAAGTGCACGCAGGTGGTCGTGGAAAAGGAGGTGGTGTTAAATTGGCCAAAAACTTAAAAGAGGTCGAGGAACTGGCAGGACAGATTATAGGTATGAATCTAGTTACCCCGCAAACCTCGGCTGAAGGTAAAAAAGTACATCAGGTTTTGGTGGCAGAGGATGTTTACTATCCCGGTGATAGTGAAACCAGTGAATTTTACATGTCCGTTTTATTGAATAGGGGCACAGGAAGAAATATGATCATGTATTCTACTGAAGGTGGAATGGATATCGAGGAAGTTGCTGAAAAAACGCCACATCTCATTTTTACAGAAGAAATTGATCCGGCAACAGGGCTATTAGGTTTTCAAGCAAGAAAAATCGCTTTTAACTTAGGACTTTCGGGAACAGCATTTAAGGAAATGACAAAATTTGTAACGGCCTTATATAAAGCATATGTTCAAAGTGATTCCAGTATGTTCGAAATCAACCCTGTGTTAAAGACTTCAGACGATAAAATTATGGCCGTGGATGCCAAAGTTTCCATCGATGACAATGCATTATACCGAAGGAAGCAATATGCTGAAATGCGGGATTTGAGAGAGGAAAATCCTATTGAGGTGGAAGCAAGGGCTGTAGGTCTTAACTATGTTGATTTGGACGGAAATGTTGGGTGCATGGTAAACGGTGCCGGTTTAGCTATGGCCACTATGGACTTGATAAAAATGGCTGGTGGTGAACCTGCAAATTTCTTGGATGTAGGGGGTACCGCTGATGCGAAAAGAGTTGAGGAAGCTTTTAGGATTATTCTAAAAGATCCTGCGGTAAAGGCTATTTTGATAAATATTTTTGGAGGTATTGTTCGGTGCGACCGAGTTGCACAGGGTGTTGTTGATGCATACAAGAACATGGGTGATAGTATAAAAGTACCTATTATAGTTCGTTTACAGGGTACCAATGCGGAAATGGCCAAGGAAATAATAGATAACTCTGGTTTGGCCGTTCATTCAGCTGTTCAGTTTAAGGAAGCTGCGGATAAAGTAGAGGAAGTATTGAAATAG
- a CDS encoding LON peptidase substrate-binding domain-containing protein, which yields MKLPLFPLKSVFFPGETVPLHIFEERYKQLIKDCREEAITFGIPVYINNKLEYGTEVQLVEVVNTYEGGEMDVVCVARQVFKVLSFDPQLNDKLYPGGEVDFLEYDFVSPSGFKAEVVEKIKQLYTIMELPNTPIDLSKYNSFVLAHKVGLSYEQEYELLKITKEKERLDFIYNHLVTTIHVLTQVERTKKIIELNGHFKNFDPLDFKNIEI from the coding sequence ATGAAGCTACCGCTTTTTCCTTTAAAATCTGTGTTTTTTCCGGGGGAGACAGTGCCCCTTCATATTTTTGAGGAGAGATACAAACAATTGATAAAGGACTGTAGGGAAGAGGCCATTACGTTTGGAATACCCGTGTACATTAATAATAAATTGGAGTACGGGACCGAAGTTCAATTGGTAGAGGTCGTAAATACTTATGAAGGTGGGGAAATGGATGTGGTTTGCGTAGCGAGACAAGTTTTTAAGGTCTTGTCTTTTGACCCTCAGTTGAATGATAAGTTATACCCCGGAGGAGAGGTTGATTTTTTGGAATACGATTTTGTCAGTCCTTCCGGTTTTAAGGCAGAAGTGGTGGAGAAGATTAAGCAACTTTACACTATTATGGAGCTTCCCAACACGCCTATTGATTTGTCCAAGTATAACAGTTTTGTCTTGGCCCATAAAGTAGGATTATCCTATGAGCAGGAATATGAGCTGTTGAAGATTACAAAAGAGAAAGAGCGGCTTGATTTTATTTATAATCATTTGGTAACCACTATACATGTGCTGACACAAGTGGAAAGAACTAAGAAGATAATTGAGTTGAACGGTCATTTTAAGAATTTTGACCCCCTTGATTTTAAAAATATTGAGATATAA
- the lysA gene encoding diaminopimelate decarboxylase: MKNADLLKIAKTYGDPVYVYDSDKIISQFNRLTKAFGTVKNLKLNYAAKALSNITILKLMNSLGSGLDTVSIQEVQLGLLAGFKPESIIFTPNGVSLEEIEEAAKLGVRINIDNLSILEQFGSKHPDIPVCIRINPHVMAGGNSNISVGHIDSKFGISIHQIPHLLRIVDLTKMNINGIHMHTGSDILDIDVFLYASEILFETARNFKNLDFIDFGSGFKVPYKEGDIETNVEELGKKLGSRFNEFCKEYGKELTLAFEPGKFLVSEAGFFLAKVNVVKQTTSTVFASIDSGFNHLIRPMLYGANHSIVNISNPEGRERYYSVVGYICETDTFASNRRINEISEGDILCFKNAGAYCFTMASNYNSRFRPPEVLWHQGKAILIRERETFDDLIKNQVDVKDLFEVKQAEEVK, from the coding sequence ATGAAAAATGCGGATTTGCTTAAAATAGCCAAAACATACGGTGACCCGGTCTATGTTTATGACTCCGATAAAATAATTTCCCAATTCAATCGCCTTACCAAAGCATTTGGAACTGTAAAAAATTTAAAGTTAAACTATGCGGCCAAGGCACTTTCCAATATTACTATCCTTAAACTTATGAATAGCTTGGGAAGCGGATTGGACACCGTTTCCATTCAGGAAGTTCAATTAGGACTATTGGCCGGTTTTAAACCTGAATCCATCATTTTTACACCTAATGGTGTTTCTTTGGAAGAAATCGAGGAGGCCGCCAAATTGGGGGTGAGAATTAATATAGACAACCTTTCCATCTTGGAACAATTTGGAAGTAAACATCCAGACATACCTGTATGTATCAGAATAAATCCACATGTCATGGCTGGGGGAAATTCCAATATTTCCGTAGGGCATATCGATTCCAAATTCGGTATAAGCATACATCAGATACCTCATCTTTTACGCATCGTGGATTTGACCAAAATGAATATTAACGGAATCCATATGCATACCGGAAGTGATATTTTAGATATTGACGTATTTCTTTATGCTTCAGAGATACTCTTTGAAACAGCCAGGAATTTCAAAAATTTGGATTTTATAGATTTTGGAAGTGGATTTAAAGTTCCTTACAAGGAAGGTGATATTGAAACAAACGTTGAGGAATTAGGAAAAAAATTAGGGTCTCGCTTCAACGAATTTTGTAAGGAATATGGCAAGGAATTAACGTTAGCCTTTGAACCTGGAAAATTTTTGGTTAGCGAAGCAGGTTTCTTTTTAGCAAAGGTAAATGTTGTTAAACAAACTACTTCCACTGTTTTTGCGAGTATAGATTCAGGTTTCAATCACCTGATTAGACCCATGCTATATGGTGCCAATCATTCAATCGTAAATATTTCCAACCCTGAAGGCAGGGAGCGTTACTATTCTGTTGTGGGTTACATCTGTGAAACGGATACTTTTGCAAGCAATAGAAGAATCAATGAAATTTCCGAGGGGGATATACTTTGCTTTAAAAATGCAGGTGCCTATTGTTTTACAATGGCCAGTAATTATAATTCCAGATTTAGACCACCTGAAGTTTTATGGCATCAAGGAAAAGCTATTTTGATTAGGGAAAGGGAAACTTTCGATGATTTAATTAAGAATCAGGTAGATGTAAAGGACCTTTTTGAGGTAAAGCAAGCGGAGGAAGTGAAATAA
- a CDS encoding thioredoxin family protein, whose protein sequence is MKTNISSTIKSITLFAFLFLAFQINAQEVKWLSWNEAAELAATDKNPKKVFIDVYTDWCGWCKKMDKDTFQNPEVAAYMSENFYMVKLDGEGKEPIEFKGKTYKFVPSGRKGYHELAAALMQGRLSYPTTIFLDQEFNMLSPVPGYQKPEPFLNIARYFGDDIYKEKDWKTYSGAR, encoded by the coding sequence ATGAAAACTAATATTTCTTCGACTATAAAATCAATTACGCTTTTCGCATTTTTATTTCTTGCTTTTCAAATTAATGCCCAAGAGGTTAAATGGCTTAGTTGGAACGAGGCTGCAGAGCTGGCCGCTACGGATAAAAACCCCAAGAAAGTATTTATAGACGTTTACACGGATTGGTGCGGATGGTGTAAAAAGATGGATAAGGATACATTTCAAAATCCTGAGGTAGCCGCCTACATGTCCGAAAATTTCTATATGGTAAAACTTGACGGCGAAGGCAAGGAGCCCATTGAATTTAAGGGTAAAACGTATAAGTTCGTTCCTTCAGGAAGAAAGGGCTACCATGAATTGGCCGCTGCCTTGATGCAGGGAAGATTAAGTTATCCTACGACCATATTTCTGGACCAAGAATTTAATATGCTTTCTCCGGTACCAGGGTACCAAAAACCGGAGCCTTTCCTGAACATTGCCCGATACTTTGGTGATGATATCTATAAAGAAAAGGATTGGAAGACCTATTCAGGAGCTCGCTAA